The proteins below come from a single Dasypus novemcinctus isolate mDasNov1 chromosome 22, mDasNov1.1.hap2, whole genome shotgun sequence genomic window:
- the LOC101430113 gene encoding saoe class I histocompatibility antigen, A alpha chain-like, with amino-acid sequence MAPGTLLLLLSGALALTPTRAGPHSLRYFSTAVSRPERGDTHYLAVGCVDDTQGARFDSDAASPRLEPREAWMEQEGPEYWGEQTRRARELARNMQAVLRILPSYYNEREAVSHTLQMMYGCDVGPDGRLLRGYIQFAYDGADYIALNEDLRSWTAADTVPEILQHKWEEASVALYEKAYLEEYCVKWLQRYLERGKETLLRTDPPKTHVTRHPFSDHHVTLKCWALGFYPAEITLTWQRDGEDQTQDTEFVETRPAGDGNFQKWAAVVVPSGEEERYTCQVQHEGLPEPLTLRWEPPSQPPSFIVGIVAVLVILGVFVVAGVLIWRRKT; translated from the exons ATGGCGCCGGGGAccctcctcctgctgctctcGGGGGCCCTGGCCCTGACCCCGACCCGGGCGG GCCCCCACTCCCTCAGGTATTTCAGCACTGCTGTGTCCCGGCCCGAGCGCGGAGACACCCACTACCTCGCCGTGGGCTGCGTGGACGACACGCAGGGCGCGCGGTTCGACAGCGACGCGGCGAGTCCGAGGTTGGAGCCGCGGGAGGCGTGGATGGAGCAGGAGGGGCCCGAGTACTGGGGAGAGCAGACGCGGAGGGCCAGGGAGCTCGCGCGGAATATGCAGGCGGTCCTGAGGATCCTCCCCAGCTACTACAACGAGAGAGAGGCCG TTTCTCACACCCTGCAGATGATGTACGGCTGTGACGTGGGCCCCGACGGGCGCCTCCTGCGCGGGTACATTCAGTTCGCCTACGACGGCGCCGACTACATCGCCCTCAACGAGGACCTGCGCTCCTGGACGGCGGCGGACACGGTGCCTGAGATTCTCCAGCACAAGTGGGAGGAGGCCAGTGTTGCGCTGTATGAGAAAGCCTACCTGGAGGAGTACTGTGTGAAGTGGCTGCAGAGATACCTGGAGAGGGGGAAGGAAACGCTGCTGCGCACAG ATCCCCCAAAGACACACGTGACCCGCCACCCCTTCTCTGACCATCATGTCACCCTGAAAtgctgggccctgggcttctACCCGGCGGAGATCACGCTGACCTGGCAGCGGGATGGGGAGGACCAGACCCAGGACACAGAGTTTGTGGAGACCAGGCCTGCGGGGGACGGAAACTTCCAGAAGTGGGCGGCTGTGGTGGTGCCTTCTGGGGAAGAAGAGAGATACACATGCCAGGTGCAGCATGAGGGGCTGCCTGAGCCCCTCACCCTGAGATGGG AGCCGCCTTCCCAGCCTCCCAGCTTCATTGTGGGAATCGTGGCTGTCCTGGTCATCCTTGGAGTGTTCGTGGTGGCTGGAGTTCTGATCTGGAGGAGGAAGACCTGA